The genomic segment CACCGGCAACGGTCCTGCGGCCATCCGTATGCGCAAGGCATCCGTTGCGCGCGTGGATATGGAAAATCATCCGCCCCGCCTGCAGTGGCTTATCGATCCGCGCACCGCGCGCCTCATCTACGAGAGTGCGGGAAAGAGCTCGCGGCCGAAGACCTCGCGGAAGTAGTCAGCCTCTTTGCGAAGCGACCACAGTTCGAGTTCCGCGCCCGTGCGTCCCGGCTTGATGTCGATGTAAATGCGCTTGGGATACACGCGCGCCGTTACGCGAAGCACATCACTGGCGCGGTCCTGGTTGAGCGCGACCGCAAGCCGCAGTAACACCACGGCGCGTGTCACGCTCTTGTGCTCCTCAGTCGGAATGTTGCGCAGGGCTCGATCAGAGGGCTGCGGCCGGCTCTTGCCCAGATACCGAGCAATCGCCGAGATGATGGTTCGCTGCACCGGCGTGTAGCCGTACATCTCAGAGCTCGAAATGATGTACTGCGTGTGCCGATGATGGCCCTGATGGTTGATGTACTTTCCGGTATCGCGCAGCACAGCCGCCGCCCCGAGCAGGTTCTCGTATTCGGCGGGCAATTCGTGCAATGCGCGCATCTCCCGGAAGAGCTGCAGCGCGTGCTCACGAACCGGATCGTTGCTTCGCACCTCCACGCCATAACGGCGGGCCGTCGACAGAACCGATTCCCAGCGCTCCTTCTCGAATTCCTTGTGGCCGCTGGCGCGAGTGTCGAACTCAGCAAGCATCTGCGCCAGCAATCCATCACGCAGGCCAAGCGGTGAGTAGCGAAATCCAGGCAGCGAGAAGCTCTCCAGCATCTCAGAGAACACGTGCGAGCCGGCGATGATGATCTCGGCCCGGCGCGGGCCGATGCCGGGAATGGCTTCGCGCTCCGGCAGTTGCATCTTCTCCATGCGCGCGGCGAGTTTGCGCACCAGCGCCGTGGGCGCAATACCCGCAGCTACTCCGGCGCGCGCAATGGCTTGGGCCATGCCGCGGCCCTGCTTACCAACGGCCTTCCGCGCGGGCTTGGCGGAATTCGCCAGAGCAGCACACGCGTCAGAGAGTGCGGCCGCTGTGCCCGATGTAGCAATGACATGGTTGATGTCTTCAGCGTGGACGCGGCGGCGCGCACGGCGCAGCTCGCGGGCGATGAGCTGACGCATCTGGCCCAGGCCTTCCGGCGTAGGCGGGTCTTCCGACAGAAACTGCTGCGTCAGCCGGACAGCGCCGAGCGGCAGGCTGACGGTTTCCTTGATACGCTTGTGGTCGCTCAGCGTGATTTCGCAACTGCCACCGCCCAAGTCAATGAGCAGCACGCGGCCCGTGGCGGCGGGCTCGCCGGCCATCACGCCATGATGGATGAGCCGGCCTTCTTCAAGCCCCGAGATGACTTCCAGCGTCCAGCCGGTTTCAGCCTTCACCCAGGCCTGGAAGGCCTCTCCGTTGCGAGCGTCGCGCATGGCGCTGGTGGCTACAACGCGAACGCGGTCTGCCGCGTGGGTCTGCACCGCACGCTGGAACCGTTTGAGCGAGCGCAGCGTGGCAGCCATGGCTTCCGGCGAGACCAGCCCGGATTCGAAAACACTAGCGCCCAGACGCGTAACTTCGCGGTCTTCGTGCAGCGTCTTGAGGCGGTGAGCGACGACGCGGGCAATCTTGAGACGGCAGGAGTTGGAACCGACATCAATGGCGGCAAAGACAGGCATGCGCGGAAGAAGGTCTCCTCTGAAAGCGTCTCTCAGGTCAACATACACGACGAGGGTTCGTGGTGGGTTAACGATGATCGGCCGCAGAGCCGTTCAGTGAGCATCGTGGGCGACGAGCCACCCGATCACATGTGCCTCATACCCGGCAGGGTCTGCGGATGAGGCGCCGCAATGATCGGCATGCGGTGGTTCCCACAGTGCGACGCCAGGTTGTGCGCGCTTGATCTGCTCCGAGTGGCGCGGCGGAATATTGGTATCAGCGAGTCCGTGGATGAGCAGGACTGGCGTTGCGCTTGCAGCAACGGCGTGCAACGGCGAGGCTCTGTCGAGGTTCATTCCATACTTCACCCCCGCATAGAGAAAGCCCAAGTCCACGGCCGGATGCAGAATCGTGCGGCCGATCCACGGGCCAGTTCCGAACCACTGTCCCATCCGGTCGTAGGCCACTTCGCGAAAGCTCGAAAAGGACGACTCGGCGACCACGGCGCAGTAGCCGTGTTCCACTTCCAGCGAACGCAGAAGCTCGGCCGCGCCCATGGAGTCGCCAATACCGTCAACGCAGCGCGGCTGCTCGGCATTCCTCATCCACGCAACCCAGCGATGGATGTCGTCGGCCTCGAGCACGCCGTAAGTGGCGATCGCGCCGCCGCTCTCGCCATGAGCGCGCGCATCCGGCAGCAGAACTGCATAGCCATGCCGGAGCAGCAGACCAGCAGGGCCAAGCAATCCGGCGCGGTTGTCTGCCTGGCCGTGCAGCAGAATGACGGCATCCCCGTTGCGGCTCGCGGGAACGATGCTCCAGGCGCGCAGAGTCGAACCATCCCCGGCAGTGATCGACACATCGGCAAGCAG from the Occallatibacter riparius genome contains:
- a CDS encoding alpha/beta hydrolase, whose amino-acid sequence is MRVRRRIVATGLAAITMWLLVCILAGIFAAEGALHPGRNPLTGNLRERAVELAAENHGLLADVSITAGDGSTLRAWSIVPASRNGDAVILLHGQADNRAGLLGPAGLLLRHGYAVLLPDARAHGESGGAIATYGVLEADDIHRWVAWMRNAEQPRCVDGIGDSMGAAELLRSLEVEHGYCAVVAESSFSSFREVAYDRMGQWFGTGPWIGRTILHPAVDLGFLYAGVKYGMNLDRASPLHAVAASATPVLLIHGLADTNIPPRHSEQIKRAQPGVALWEPPHADHCGASSADPAGYEAHVIGWLVAHDAH
- a CDS encoding Ppx/GppA phosphatase family protein is translated as MPVFAAIDVGSNSCRLKIARVVAHRLKTLHEDREVTRLGASVFESGLVSPEAMAATLRSLKRFQRAVQTHAADRVRVVATSAMRDARNGEAFQAWVKAETGWTLEVISGLEEGRLIHHGVMAGEPAATGRVLLIDLGGGSCEITLSDHKRIKETVSLPLGAVRLTQQFLSEDPPTPEGLGQMRQLIARELRRARRRVHAEDINHVIATSGTAAALSDACAALANSAKPARKAVGKQGRGMAQAIARAGVAAGIAPTALVRKLAARMEKMQLPEREAIPGIGPRRAEIIIAGSHVFSEMLESFSLPGFRYSPLGLRDGLLAQMLAEFDTRASGHKEFEKERWESVLSTARRYGVEVRSNDPVREHALQLFREMRALHELPAEYENLLGAAAVLRDTGKYINHQGHHRHTQYIISSSEMYGYTPVQRTIISAIARYLGKSRPQPSDRALRNIPTEEHKSVTRAVVLLRLAVALNQDRASDVLRVTARVYPKRIYIDIKPGRTGAELELWSLRKEADYFREVFGRELFPALS